TCGTTTGTATAAATACGGATTATCTTTCGCACACATTGATAGAAGTATTGGCTACCATCAGGATCATCCTGCCGTAAAAAAACAGGTAGCCGACGGCGGAAAGACCTTTTTTACTAGACTTTATGAAAAGTACGGTGTTGAGGATCCAGAGCTAACCCTGATGAGTGTCCTCGATCCTATTAGGGATATACGAATCTATCACAATACATTGCGTATACTTCAAAATAATGGTCATACACAAGAGCAGGCTGATCTCATTACAGCTCTCAAGAGTGCTTGCAAGACATCTGCCGAGCGCTACTTAAAGCATTAAATGGAGGGAGTTTGTATGGTAAATAGAACGGTCCTGGTCACCGGAGGGGCGGGCTTCGTCGGCTCCCATACGTGTAAAGAATTATCTAAGAACGGATACAGCGTTGTTGTTTATGATAATTTAAGTATGGGACACGCAGAGTTCGTAAAGTGGGGTGTGCTCGAGATCGGGGAGCTTTTGGACTTGGATAAACTAAAGTTCATCGTTGGCAAGTATAAGCCTCTGGCTGTGCTTCATTTTGCGGCATCCGCTTATGTAGGAGAATCCATCAAGAAGCCCTTTCTCTATTATCGTAACAATGTAGTTGGCACCTTGAATGTACTGGAAGCTATGAAACATATCGGCGTAAATAAGCTGGTTTTTTCTTCAACGTGCGCAGTTTATGGCAATCCTATTGAAACTCCCATCACAGAATCCCATCCGCAACGCCCTATTAATCCCTACGGCCGTTCAAAGTCTATGATTGAAACCATTCTGGCAGACGCAGATGCGGCCTATGGGATCAAGAGTATATCACTTCGTTATTTCAATGCCGCAGGCGCAGACCCTGATTTGGATATCGGTGAGAACCATAACCCAGAGACACATCTTATCCCCCTTATACTCGATACTGCCGCAGAGATAAGACCTCATGTTCATATTTACGGAAACAATTACAATACGAAAGACGGTACTTGTGTCCGGGACTTTATCCATGTTACCGATCTTGCAAGAGCACATGTTCAGGCCTTAGAAGCCTTGAATGACGGACACCCAACGGATAGCTTTAATTTAGGCAGCGGTACCGGATATTCCATTCTAGATATTATCGCTGAAGCACGAAGACTTACAGGAAACCCATTCCATACCACATACAAGAGAGGAGACCCGGGATCCCGATCTATTGATAGCGGATACGGCTAGAGCCCGACGTGCTCTCACATGGAAACCGCAATTCTCATCCATTCGCTCGATCATTGAACACGCTTGGAGATGGCACCAAAAATTGCACAGCTTAGAACATTAAAAAACTGCAGGCTCTCACTCAATGTCATTTAGTTATGCTTTGAGATATAAAAATGGAATCTGGAACGGCACGGGAAAAATCTCTGTGCCGTTTGTTTTCTGTTCAAGCTAGGAAAAAAAGTGAACAGCAAACAAGCGGA
This genomic window from Paenibacillus hexagrammi contains:
- a CDS encoding glycosyltransferase family 2 protein, whose translation is MLKSLLTKAGLWKESFLHVSKVTPIITQEDIRNNFNIVNSLLWSWDEFFPQGIENNEFNRLDVAPWVMFISRCASVEKAYLLKVGLFDEKLIYGGEDQELGYRLYKYGLSFAHIDRSIGYHQDHPAVKKQVADGGKTFFTRLYEKYGVEDPELTLMSVLDPIRDIRIYHNTLRILQNNGHTQEQADLITALKSACKTSAERYLKH
- the galE gene encoding UDP-glucose 4-epimerase GalE — encoded protein: MVNRTVLVTGGAGFVGSHTCKELSKNGYSVVVYDNLSMGHAEFVKWGVLEIGELLDLDKLKFIVGKYKPLAVLHFAASAYVGESIKKPFLYYRNNVVGTLNVLEAMKHIGVNKLVFSSTCAVYGNPIETPITESHPQRPINPYGRSKSMIETILADADAAYGIKSISLRYFNAAGADPDLDIGENHNPETHLIPLILDTAAEIRPHVHIYGNNYNTKDGTCVRDFIHVTDLARAHVQALEALNDGHPTDSFNLGSGTGYSILDIIAEARRLTGNPFHTTYKRGDPGSRSIDSGYG